The Candidatus Saccharimonadales bacterium nucleotide sequence TGTTCGATGATGATTCTGAATGTATCACGGACACCACCAATAATCTCATCACGGGCAAGCTCTAGGTCATGGTAAGAAGTTGCAGCCTCATTAATAAGAACGAGTGCATTTTTATCATGAACACGCATACCGTGGATAAGTTTACCCTTAAAGCCAACTTGCTCAATAAGCCATCCTGTCGGAATTTTATATGTATTATTACCAAGGTCATAAGTTGGAATGTCAGGGAAGTCTTTCTTGAGGTCTCCCAATTGCCAATCCTCAACAATAGCATTTTTGAAGAATGATCCCGTATTAGGTCGCTCAAGTGGATCGGGTAATTTATCAGTTCGAATAGCTATGACGGCATTACGAATAATATCGGGTGTAAATAGTGTTATATTATGCTCATCAAAATACTCTTGAACTGCTTTATAGAATGGCTGGGCGGGTACAGCCTTGTATAGCCTAAGGTTTACGGAAGTAATGACATAACGGCCACTTTGATCTCCACGAAAAATACTATGTCGGTATGAAAAACCACACTCTTCACTACTTAGGCTAACAAAGTCATCAGTCTTAATGTCGTATGCCTCTAGAGATACAAGAGTTTCGGCAATTTCTTGTCCATAGGCACCTACATTTTGTACTGGCGCCCCACCTGTAGTACCTGGGATAGCAGACATCGCCTCGATACCGCTAAGATTAAGATCAACAGTTCTTTTTACGACTGAATCCCAGTTTTCACCAGCGCCAATTTTAAACGTCGTGCTAGACGCGTCATCGGCCACTATTTCAAAACCCATGATTCTATTACGAATGACGATTCCGTTAAACCCCTCATCGCGAGCTATGACATTACTGCCACCGCCGATTATAAAGACGGGAAGATTTTGTTTTCCAGCAT carries:
- the murB gene encoding UDP-N-acetylmuramate dehydrogenase translates to MEIHTNIPLKNYTTMKLGGNARFMSDAHTPQEVKEICVNAGKQNLPVFIIGGGSNVIARDEGFNGIVIRNRIMGFEIVADDASSTTFKIGAGENWDSVVKRTVDLNLSGIEAMSAIPGTTGGAPVQNVGAYGQEIAETLVSLEAYDIKTDDFVSLSSEECGFSYRHSIFRGDQSGRYVITSVNLRLYKAVPAQPFYKAVQEYFDEHNITLFTPDIIRNAVIAIRTDKLPDPLERPNTGSFFKNAIVEDWQLGDLKKDFPDIPTYDLGNNTYKIPTGWLIEQVGFKGKLIHGMRVHDKNALVLINEAATSYHDLELARDEIIGGVRDTFRIIIEQEPLEI